From one Brachypodium distachyon strain Bd21 chromosome 4, Brachypodium_distachyon_v3.0, whole genome shotgun sequence genomic stretch:
- the LOC100822686 gene encoding beta-1,3-galactosyltransferase pvg3, whose product MTMKTPSFSSYLLLAPLAILFLVFLLPSLNRSSGSDGIGVLCNRRTGAAHHHHHTVVPPIPAQAEPEPELSLLVGILTMPKLRERRDIVRLAYALQPPVPAYARVDVRFVFCRVTDPTEATLVSLEEMQHGDIMVLDDSCAGENMNDGKTYAYISSVARLFAAAPYDYVMKTDDDTYLRVAALVGELRGKPRDDAYLGYGYNMSGDPMLFMHGMGYVMSWDVATWVSTAAEILDRNDTLGPEDLMVGKWLNLAGKGKNRYDLKPRMYDLNWGMDNFRPDTVAVHMLKDNRRWAAAFNYFNVTAGIKQSSSSKLYHRLPLP is encoded by the coding sequence ATGACCATGAAGACGCCCTCGTTCAGCTCctacctcctcctcgcccctCTCGCCATCCTGTTCCTCGTCTTCCTGCTCCCGTCCCTCAAccgctcctccggctccgATGGCATCGGGGTCCTCTGCAACCgccgcaccggcgccgcccaccaccaccaccacaccgTCGTGCCACCAATTCCAGCGCaggccgagcccgagcccgagctGAGCCTGCTGGTCGGCATCCTGACCATGCCGAAGCTGCGCGAGCGGCGCGACATCGTGCGCCTGGCCTACGCGCTGCAGCCGCCGGTTCCCGCGTACGCGCGCGTGGACGTGCGCTTCGTGTTCTGCCGCGTCACGGACCCGACGGAGGCCACGCTGGTGTCGCTGGAGGAGATGCAACACGGCGACATCATGGTGCTCGACGACTCGTGCGCGGGCGAGAACATGAACGACGGCAAGACGTACGCCTACATCTCCTCCGTGGCCCGGCTCTTCGCGGCCGCGCCCTACGACTACGTGATGAAGACCGACGACGACACGTACctgcgggtggcggcgctggtggGCGAGCTCAGGGGCAAGCCCCGGGACGACGCGTACCTGGGCTACGGGTACAACATGAGCGGGGACCCGATGCTTTTCATGCACGGGATGGGGTACGTGATGTCCTGGGACGTGGCGACCTGGGTGtccacggcggcggagatCCTGGACCGGAACGACACGCTGGGGCCCGAGGACCTCATGGTCGGGAAATGGCTCAACCTCGCCGGCAAGGGCAAGAACAGGTACGATCTCAAGCCGCGGATGTACGACCTTAACTGGGGCATGGACAACTTCCGGCCCGACACCGTCGCCGTGCACATGCTCAAGGACAACCGCCGCTGGGCGGCCGCGTTCAACTACTTCAACGTCACCGCGGGGATCAAGCAGTCGTCGTCCTCCAAGCTGTATCACCGGTTGCCCCTGCCGTGA
- the LOC100839246 gene encoding beta-1,3-galactosyltransferase pvg3: MRQHHKKLPSPAASSSISKAKLLLLPLVLLAALLVIVYPDKFALQTSLAGAGCRDGMIGSLVDVAHAAPGFRLLIGVLTLPGRYERRHLLRTVYALQQPNLTSTARVDVRFFFCRLTSHEQRVLVSLEAMLYGDVVELDCPENMDNGKTHSYFSSVPSLFGDSGYDFVMKTDDDTFFRLPQLAESLGRAPREDLYYGCMVPCDYIRDRDVYMSGMGYVLSWDLVEWIVAAEDQIGNRTDGPEDRTLSYWFGAAGKAKNRVDVKPAMYDFPQEHGAPCAHELVPDTIAVHRLKDSWRWSTTLKFFNFTAGLPPSKFYRID; this comes from the coding sequence ATGAGACAGCACCACAAGAAGCTCCCCTCCCCGGCAGCTTCTTCATCCATCTCCAAGGCGAAGCTCCTCCTGCTCCCCCTCGTGCTCCTCGCGGCCCTGCTCGTCATTGTGTACCCCGACAAGTTCGCCCTGCAGACATCGCtagccggcgccggctgccgcGACGGCATGATCGGCAGCCTCGTAGACGTCGCGCACGCGGCCCCGGGCTTCCGGCTGCTCATCGGCGTGCTGACCCTCCCGGGCCGGTACGAGCGGCGGCACCTGCTCCGCACGGTGTACGCGCTCCAGCAGCCGAACCTGACGAGCACGGCGCGCGTGGACGTCCGGTTCTTCTTCTGCCGCCTGACCTCCCACGAGCAGCGCGTCCTGGTGTCCCTGGAGGCGATGCTGTACGGCGACGTGGTCGAGCTCGACTGCCCGGAGAACATGGACAACGGCAAGACGCACTCCTACTTCTCCAGCGTGCCGTCCCTCTTCGGCGACAGCGGCTACGACTTCGTGATGAAGACCGACGACGACACCTTCTTCCGGCTCCCGCAGCTGGCCGAGTCCCTGGGCCGGGCGCCCAGGGAGGACCTCTACTACGGCTGCATGGTGCCCTGCGACTACATCCGGGACCGGGACGTGTACATGTCCGGGATGGGGTACGTCCTCTCGTGGGACCTCGTGGAGTGGATCGTGGCGGCGGAAGACCAGATCGGGAACCGGACGGACGGCCCCGAGGACAGGACGCTCTCCTACTGGTTCGGCGCCGCGGGGAAGGCCAAGAACCGGGTCGACGTGAAGCCGGCCATGTACGACTTCCCGCAGGAGCACGGCGCGCCGTGCGCGCACGAGCTCGTGCCGGACACCATCGCCGTGCACCGGCTCAAGGACAGCTGGAGGTGGTCCACCACGCTCAAGTTCTTCAATTTCACCGCTGGACTACCGCCTTCCAAGTTCTACCGCATCGATTGA
- the LOC100823315 gene encoding histone H4, producing the protein MSGRGKGGKGLGKGGAKRHRKVLRDNIQGITKPAIRRLARRGGVKRISGLIYEETRGVLKIFLENVIRDAVTYTEHARRKTVTAMDVVYALKRQGRTLYGFGG; encoded by the coding sequence ATGTCTGGGAGAGGCAAGGGCGGGAAGGGGCTGGGCAAGGGCGGCGCGAAGCGGCACAGGAAGGTGCTGCGCGACAACATCCAGGGGATCACGAAGCCGGCGATCCGGCGCCtggcgcggcggggcggcgtgAAGCGGATCTCGGGGCTCATCTACGAGGAGACCCGCGGGGTGCTCAAGATCTTCCTGGAGAACGTCATCCGCGACGCCGTCACCTACACCGAGCATGCGCGCCGCAAGACCGTCACCGCCATGGACGTCGTCTACGCGCTCAAGCGCCAGGGCCGCACGCTCTACGGCTTTGGCGGCTAG